The genomic window AGGGCTACGACCCGAAGAAAATCGAGCAGATTACCACCGAAGAAATTATCGACGAGGAAGACGCGGCGGCGGTCGCCAAAGCCTACATACAGAACCGCTCGTTCAAGTTCCAGAGCTGCGACATAAAGACAAAGGGAAACTATCACATAAAGCCGGGCAACCGCCTCACGGTGAAATATATCGGCAAGCAGAGCGACGGTGAATATTTGATTGAGAGCGTGGAGCATACGCTTGACATTCAGGAAGGCTTCATCACGAGATGCCATCTGATAAGGAATTTCTGCGAGGTGAACGACAGGAGCGGAACGGCGAGCGAGATAGACAGGGAGCGGGCGGACAGCCAGATTAACGGCACACAGGAAGAGAACTCACTAGTAGCTTCTGCGGGCGGAAGCAAGGCTGAGAATCAGAGCGACTTAGAAAACACATCCAATGAAAAGAATCCGAAAATCATGAATCCTCATTGGGAAGCTGCAGACGGGGCGACCGCAAAACTCAAAATCGTTGAGAAAGACGATGACGGAGATGACGATGATTTAACGGTTCTCACTGATAAAGTACAGGACGGAAAAATTCGTTGTGATTGGAAAGTCGTTTACATGGAGGACAACGACGACACCGAAAGCCAGAAAGAGATGGAAGAAAAGGGTTACACCTTGCCCGAATATGCTTTCACTGTTGAATGCGATAGTGTAGAAAGTGAAGAATCCAGACAGTTGGATGTGCTGGGATGGATAAAAACTCAATTTAAGGATAAAGAAAATGGACTTCCTGTTGGAAACAAGAAATTTAGAATATTTTCTTTCGATGGAAAAATTAAAATTGATGGAAGCACAGATGAAAATGGATATGCTGATTTAAGGAACATA from Treponema succinifaciens DSM 2489 includes these protein-coding regions:
- a CDS encoding phage late control D family protein, whose product is MSSENKTLTPIWIVYADGARLPWKYEGALKKIRVSDRLSSIGTASLVFGMSVPDFDNDDVFSEGSEVSVHLGYKDDVEEVFSGEVTGFVPRFGEYGAPQMEVQIETKLHRLDKGIRAKAFESKTTAQIIKEIITNHNLKAEVEEFGPKHNYTEQRNITDYDYITQLACKYGKAVWCQGNTVYVKTEITPSDDDLILEWGKSIISARAKTSMTKQLSAATCTGWSIMDCRGFAATATMKDIPLKIGGEYSWEDNSKGYDPKKIEQITTEEIIDEEDAAAVAKAYIQNRSFKFQSCDIKTKGNYHIKPGNRLTVKYIGKQSDGEYLIESVEHTLDIQEGFITRCHLIRNFCEVNDRSGTASEIDRERADSQINGTQEENSLVASAGGSKAENQSDLENTSNEKNPKIMNPHWEAADGATAKLKIVEKDDDGDDDDLTVLTDKVQDGKIRCDWKVVYMEDNDDTESQKEMEEKGYTLPEYAFTVECDSVESEESRQLDVLGWIKTQFKDKENGLPVGNKKFRIFSFDGKIKIDGSTDENGYADLRNINISKYYIFWEKDEHE